From one Misgurnus anguillicaudatus chromosome 2, ASM2758022v2, whole genome shotgun sequence genomic stretch:
- the LOC129443173 gene encoding neurturin translates to MRVWKEVALFFILFGASFFLLLLRTALPVGPSHPKALGLSSSPLLPSHDSPSSSSSSTTTVRKSAPRRPVRATEDMASILSEFSYILQSFTEGELQKVIATLIDKKEREMGTEAGRRTKRARKGPKPCSLHELEVTVSDLGLGYDSDETVRFRYCSGKCAHERRNYDFVMENLQLNNASSEKGRRGRENGKKDKARYTPCCRPTKFERKMSFFDNKDRFYTIQNVSARACGCV, encoded by the exons ATGAGGGTATGGAAAGAGGTCGCCCTCTTCTTTATCCTGTTTGGTGCCTCATTTTTCCTCCTGCTTCTGAGAACCGCGTTACCTGTCGGGCCTTCCCACCCAAAGGCCTTAGGGCTGTCATCATCACCTCTATTACCCTCACATGATTcaccttcatcatcatcatcatcaacaaCCACGGTGAGGAAATCAGCACCCCGGCGGCCGGTCAGAGCTACGGAGGACATGGCCTCTATTCTCTCCGAGT TCTCCTACATCCTTCAAAGCTTCACCGAGGGTGAACTACAGAAGGTGATCGCAACCCTGATAGACAAAAAGGAGAGAGAAATGGGGACTGAGGCTGGACGAAGGACCAAACGGGCGCGGAAAGGCCCGAAACCATGTTCTCTCCATGAGCTTGAGGTGACCGTAAGCGACTTAGGTCTCGGCTATGATAGCGACGAGACCGTGCGCTTCAGGTACTGCAGTGGCAAGTGCGCCCATGAACGACGCAACTACGACTTTGTAATGGAAAATTTGCAGTTGAACAACGCATCCAGTGAGAAAGGCCGGCGAGGGCGGGAAAATGGAAAAAAAGACAAGGCACGCTACACACCTTGCTGTCGCCCTACAAAGTTTGAGAGGAAAATGTCATTCTTTGACAATAAAGACAGATTCTACACCATTCAGAATGTATCTGCAAGGGCGTGCGGCTGCGTATGA